CCAGCAAGGACGACCTGGACCGGGCCGTCCGCCTCAAGGAGAAGGCCGAGGACGCCCTATACCTCCTCAGGGCCCTCTTCCGGGAGAAGGGGCTCCCTGGGAAGCCCCTCCTGTGCGAGTACGACCTGGAGGAGAAGGCCCTCCGGGTCCACCTGGCCCGCCTCGAGGAGAAGAAGCTGCCCTTCGGGCAGATCGTGAAGGAGGCCAGAAGCCGCCTGGGCCTGAGGGTGGAGCTGGTCCTCGAGGGGCCCAGGGAGGCGGCGGGCCTGGTCGGCACCCTGGGGGCGTGCGGGATGGAGTCCTGCTGCTCCACCTGGCTCCAGGGCTTCGCCCCGGTCTCCATCCGCATGGCCCGGGACCAGGGCCTCCCCCTCTCCCCCGAGAAGATCTCCGGCCCCTGCGGCCGCCTCCTCTGCTGCCTGGCCTACGAGCACCCGGTCTACGAGGAGCTCCTTAGGGAGCTCCCCCGCAAAAACGCCCGGGTCTGCGCCAAAAGTGGGGTCTGCGGCAAGGTGGTCAAGCACCACCCCCTGGCCCAGGCGGTGGACCTCCAGACCCCGGAGGGCAAGGTGGTGACCGTCCACAAGTCGGAGCTCGAGGCCTAATCGGGCCCCCGGCGGTATACTCGGCCCGTGGAGTTCTACCGTCCGGAAGGCGCCATAAGGGGCTTCTACCACTTCTACCCCGGGGTGGTGACCGTGGTGGGGGTGGAGGCGGAACGGGTGAACTTCATGCCCGCGGTCTGGAACACCGGCCTCTCCGCCAGCCCGCCCCTCTTCGGGGTCTCGGTGAGCCCCAAGCGGTACACCCACGGCCTTTTGCAAAAGGCCCGCCGCTTCTCCGCCTCCTTCCACCCCAAGGACCAGGCCGGCCTGATCCAGCACCTGGGCAGCCTCTCGGGCCGGGAGGTGGACAAGGTCCAGGCCCTGGGCCTCGCCTACTTCCGGGGAGATACGGGGGTGCCCATCCTGGAAGGGGCCTACGCCGCCTACGAGCTCTCCCTAGTGGCGGTCTACCCCTTGGGCGACCACGACCTCTTCGTGGGCCAGGTGGTGGGGGTCTGGGAAGACCGGCGCATGCTGGACGAGAAGAACCGCCCCCTCTTTCCCCTCCTCTACTACGGCGGGGGGCTCTACGGGGAGGCGGGGGCCACCTTCGTCCCATGACCCAGGCCGAGGCCTTCTCCCCCCGGGTGCGCCGCCTGGCCCTGAACCGCCAGGGCACCGAGGCCCAGGTCTTCCTCGAGGAGGGCTTCCTCTACCTGCGCCAGGACGGCTTCGCCCGCTTCGCCCAAGGGGTGGGGGCGGAGGAGGTGGCGGCCTTCCTCCTGAGGCGGGACGGGGTGGAGCTCCATTTCAAGGACGGAAGCGCCCTCCGCCTCACCCACCGCCTGGGCCGGCTCCGGGTGCGCCTTCTTTGAACCCCTTGGCGGCCCATTCCCTTAGGAAGAACGGGGGCATTGACAAGCTCCTGGGGGAGGCGTTTAGAGTGTGAATGAACAAAAGCCTAGGAGGTGGTTTCGTGAATAAAAACGCGAAGCATCTTGTAAAGGCCTACCGGGATGGGCGGCTCAGCCGGAGGGAGTTTATGGAGGCGGCGGGGCGCCTCGGCCTCGCCCTGCCCCTGGCCGAGGGGCTTTTGGGGCAGGCCCGCGCCCAGAGCGCCTCTCCCAACCCCTCTCCCTTCCCCCAGGTGCCTGTGGTCTGGCCCGAGGTGGTGGTCCAGCTTCACGCGGCCGGCTCCGCCTACATCGTGGACACCCGGACGGACAGCCTGGTAGCCACCTTGCCCACCGGAAAAGGGGCCACCCTGGGGTCCACCACCCCGGACGGGAAGAAGGTGTACGTGAGCAACGCGGGCGAAGGGGAAACGGAGGTGGTGGTCATAGACCTGGAGGCCAAAAGGGTGGCCAAGCGGATAGCCACCGGAAACCGTCCCAAACACGGCCTGGTAAGCCCGGACGGTAGGCTGGTCGGGGTCAACCACTGGGGGCTGGACGGGGGCAAGCTCCGGCACACCTTCATCCGCACCCAGGACGACACCATCGTCCGGGTGGTGGACCTGGAGGTCTCCGGGACCCCCAGGGGCGTCACCTCCATGCACAACGCCTGGAGCCTGGACTCCCGCCTCTTCTTCGCCGTGGATCGGGTGGACAACCGGCTGGTGGTCATAGACACCCAGGACTGGAGCGTGCGGACCTTTGCCGTGCCCAGCGCGCCCCACTACCCCGTCCCGAGCCCGGACGGCCGCGAGCTCTGGCTGGTGCACGAAGGAAACGAGTCGGTAAAACCCGGGGTGATCGTCTACGACCTGACCCGGCCCGAGATGCCCGTCGTGGCCCGAATGGAACTGCCCTTAATCGGCGAAGACGCGGTGGAGGCCCACCACGGCAACTTCTCCCAGGACGGCCGCTACTTCTTCGTCACCAACCGGGGCCCGGGCAGCAAGCTCGCGGGGCGGGAGGTGGCGGTCTTCTCGGCCGCCGAGAAGCGGCTCGTCTACCGCACCACCTGCGCCAGCACAGGGGTGGGTCACGTGTACAACTCCCCTGACGGGCGCTACGCCGTGGTCACCAACTACGGCAACAACGTCCTCTCCATCCTGGACATAGAGCAGATGAAGGTGGTCAAGGACCTGGTCATTGGCTCTGGGCGCATGGGGCATGTGGCCTTCACGCCGGACGGCCGCTACTTCTACGCGTCCAACGATAAGGACGGAAACCTCTTCAAGGTGGACCTCTGGAGGATGAGGGTGGTGAAGGAGATCCGCACGGCCAACGCCCCAGGGGGTGGCCAGGTTCTGAACGTCTGGACCAACGTCTTTGAGGAGCTTCCCCGCTCCTGAGGCCGCAGGCTCGAGGTCCGAAGGGGCTACCCCCGGCCTTTAGCGTTCAGCGTTCGGCCTTACGTTCAGCGTTCGGCGTTCAGCGTTCAGCGTTCGGCACCCCCCTCCCCCGCTTCACCGCCTCACCGCTTCATCGCTTCACCGCTTCACCGCTTCCCCACTTCACTTCTCATACGGCTTCCCCACCGCCGCCGGGGGCCGGCTCCGGCCCATGAAGCCCGCCAGGACCAGGATGGTCACCACGTAGGGGAAGGCCTGGACCAAGACGGCGGGGAAGACGTCCGTCCCCTGGAGCTGGATGGCCAGGGCGCTGGCGAAGCCGAAAAGGAGGGTGGAGAAGAGGATGCCCAAAGGGTGCCACTTGCCGAAGATCATGGCCGCCAGGGCGATGAACCCCATCCCGGCGGACATGCCCCGGACGAACTGGTTGAGGAAGCCGATGGAGAGGTAGGCCCCGGCGAGGCCCGCGAGGACCCCGGAGAGGACCACCGCCACGTACCGCATCCGGAAGACGTTCACCCCCAGGGTGTCCGCGGCCATGGGGTGCTCCCCCACCGCCCGCAGCCTCAGGCCCCAAGGGGTGCGGAAGAGGACCCACCAGGCCAGGGGGACGAGGAGGAAGGCCACGTAGACCAGAACCGAGAGGTCCAGAAACTGGGGCAGGCGGCTTTGGACCTCCTTGGAGTTGGTGGCGTTCCCGTAAAGGGTGGACAGGACCAGGCTCGGCGCCCCCAGGGCAAGGAGGTTGATGGCGGTGCCGCTGATGATCTGGTCGGCCCGGTAGCGGATGGAAACCACCGCGTGGACCAGGGCCACCAGCCCGCCCGCCCCCATCCCCGCCAGAACCCCCACCCAGGGAAGCCAGGGTGCGGGGCCGAGGAGGGCCTCGAGGCGCTCCACCGTGACCGCGGCCGCCAGGGCCCCGAAGAGGATGATGCCCTCGAGGGCGATGTTCACCACCCCGCTCCTCTCCGAGAACATCCCGCCCAAGGCGGTGAGGAGAAGAGGGGTGGTCTGCCGCAGGGTGGAGAAGAAAAGGGCGAGGAAAAGCTCCATCTCAGGCCTCCTTTCCCGCTTTGAGCTCCACCTCCGCCGCCCGCAAGGGATCGGTGAAGTAGCGGGGCAGGAAGCCCCCGGCGGCGATGAAGAGGACGATCAGGGCCTGGAGGACGGCCACCAGCTCCCGGCTGATGCCCAGCTGGAGGTTGAGCTGGAGGCCGCCCGTCAGGAGGACCCCGAAGAGGAAGGCGGAGAGGAGGACCCCCAGGGGGGTGTTCTGGCCCATCAGGGCCACGGCGATGCCGTCAAACCCCACCGAGTAGGGCAGGGACTGCTTCAGCCGGTACTCGTCAATCCCGCCTCCCAGGACGTAGTGGGTGGCGGCGAGGCCGGCCAGGACCCCGGCCAGGGCCATGGCCAGCACCATCTTCCGCCCCAGGGCCACCCCGCCGTACTCCGCCGCCTTGGGGGCGAGGCCCATGGCGCGAAGCTCGTAGCCGGAGGCGGTCTTAAAGACCAGGAGGTGGACGAGGAAGGCCGCGCCCAAGGCGATGAGGAAGGCCCCGTTCAGCCGGACCGAGGTGAGGCTCGGGGAGAGCTCCAAGGCGGGGCCCGCGAAGAGGCCGCCCAGGAGGTAGCCCAGGGCGAAGCCCAAAACCGCCCCCAAGGCCCGGTGCCCCGGGGTCTTTCGCAGGAAGAGGTAGCCCAAAAGGGCGAGCAGGAAGGCCAAAGGCAGGGCAAAGGAGAGGTGGCCCCCGGGGGCCACCAGGTCGGTCCAGTGGGGGATGCGGGCCTCGGGCCGGACCTCGTAGCTCCTCGCCTCGTAGCCCGGGTACTTGAAGGGAAGGTAGAGGCTATGGCCGAAGAACTTGTACTCGTTGGCGGAGATGAGGAAGAGGAAGAGGCTCGAGGCCACGTAGTTGAGCATGATGGTGTTGATCACCTCGTGGGCCCCGAACCGGGCCTTGAGCCAGCCGGGGATGGCCCCCCAGAGCCCCCCGGCCAGGCCCGCGGCCAGGACCGCCAAGGGCAGGACCAGCCACCTGGGCCCGGGGAGGTAGACCCCCACCAGCATGGCCGCCACCGCCCCCAGGATGAGCTGGCCCGGGGCCCCGATATTGAAGAGGCCCGCCCGGAAGGCCAGGGCCACGGAGAGCCCGGTGAGGACCAAAGGGGTGGTGAGGAGGAGGGCCTGGAGGAAGCCCGCAAGGTCCACCAGGGGGCTGAAGAGGAGCTGGAAGGTGTAGGTGACCAGGTCCAGCTTGAGCATCACCGCCTGGCGCAGCCCCTCCGCCTGGCCCAGCCCCGGCCTGAGCAGGGCCACCACCCCGCCCCCCACCAGGCTGGCCAGGCCC
This genomic stretch from Thermus filiformis harbors:
- a CDS encoding PSP1 domain-containing protein — translated: MTVGVRFRTPRLVYARFLGDPPPVGSHVVVRQEGRLYLGQVRTPPTEGRPEGEVLRLASKDDLDRAVRLKEKAEDALYLLRALFREKGLPGKPLLCEYDLEEKALRVHLARLEEKKLPFGQIVKEARSRLGLRVELVLEGPREAAGLVGTLGACGMESCCSTWLQGFAPVSIRMARDQGLPLSPEKISGPCGRLLCCLAYEHPVYEELLRELPRKNARVCAKSGVCGKVVKHHPLAQAVDLQTPEGKVVTVHKSELEA
- a CDS encoding flavin reductase family protein; protein product: MEFYRPEGAIRGFYHFYPGVVTVVGVEAERVNFMPAVWNTGLSASPPLFGVSVSPKRYTHGLLQKARRFSASFHPKDQAGLIQHLGSLSGREVDKVQALGLAYFRGDTGVPILEGAYAAYELSLVAVYPLGDHDLFVGQVVGVWEDRRMLDEKNRPLFPLLYYGGGLYGEAGATFVP
- a CDS encoding YncE family protein; amino-acid sequence: MNKNAKHLVKAYRDGRLSRREFMEAAGRLGLALPLAEGLLGQARAQSASPNPSPFPQVPVVWPEVVVQLHAAGSAYIVDTRTDSLVATLPTGKGATLGSTTPDGKKVYVSNAGEGETEVVVIDLEAKRVAKRIATGNRPKHGLVSPDGRLVGVNHWGLDGGKLRHTFIRTQDDTIVRVVDLEVSGTPRGVTSMHNAWSLDSRLFFAVDRVDNRLVVIDTQDWSVRTFAVPSAPHYPVPSPDGRELWLVHEGNESVKPGVIVYDLTRPEMPVVARMELPLIGEDAVEAHHGNFSQDGRYFFVTNRGPGSKLAGREVAVFSAAEKRLVYRTTCASTGVGHVYNSPDGRYAVVTNYGNNVLSILDIEQMKVVKDLVIGSGRMGHVAFTPDGRYFYASNDKDGNLFKVDLWRMRVVKEIRTANAPGGGQVLNVWTNVFEELPRS
- a CDS encoding ABC transporter permease; this translates as MELFLALFFSTLRQTTPLLLTALGGMFSERSGVVNIALEGIILFGALAAAVTVERLEALLGPAPWLPWVGVLAGMGAGGLVALVHAVVSIRYRADQIISGTAINLLALGAPSLVLSTLYGNATNSKEVQSRLPQFLDLSVLVYVAFLLVPLAWWVLFRTPWGLRLRAVGEHPMAADTLGVNVFRMRYVAVVLSGVLAGLAGAYLSIGFLNQFVRGMSAGMGFIALAAMIFGKWHPLGILFSTLLFGFASALAIQLQGTDVFPAVLVQAFPYVVTILVLAGFMGRSRPPAAVGKPYEK
- a CDS encoding ABC transporter permease, giving the protein MLAAYRYALLASALLTLALGYLAPWAVPNRQFGGEGALLNPFGSLVPPGSLPEAYRADWLVLGYAFLAWVLLVFLAAFLKNPRPLLLFLSVSGLLLFALTAFLFYASVQAVNAEALAQGVSPRRLPLRRYTLGLGAYAWFLEALFLLLVHRLLSPGGLAALVRRRGVVVPLAALGLASLVGGGVVALLRPGLGQAEGLRQAVMLKLDLVTYTFQLLFSPLVDLAGFLQALLLTTPLVLTGLSVALAFRAGLFNIGAPGQLILGAVAAMLVGVYLPGPRWLVLPLAVLAAGLAGGLWGAIPGWLKARFGAHEVINTIMLNYVASSLFLFLISANEYKFFGHSLYLPFKYPGYEARSYEVRPEARIPHWTDLVAPGGHLSFALPLAFLLALLGYLFLRKTPGHRALGAVLGFALGYLLGGLFAGPALELSPSLTSVRLNGAFLIALGAAFLVHLLVFKTASGYELRAMGLAPKAAEYGGVALGRKMVLAMALAGVLAGLAATHYVLGGGIDEYRLKQSLPYSVGFDGIAVALMGQNTPLGVLLSAFLFGVLLTGGLQLNLQLGISRELVAVLQALIVLFIAAGGFLPRYFTDPLRAAEVELKAGKEA